In a genomic window of Sphingomonas lutea:
- a CDS encoding sensor histidine kinase produces the protein MAFRHRFEFGLGWRTLALMAALWLLSLSMSAPDLRAGRIVALIIAAIAVASLWSYIRRTNFIVSRFVESVRFEDFSQRFSDPSGGGFDVLGDTLDRAIKALQARNVEAAAEARYLAAIVDDSPSALLTIDPDGRVEMLNKAARELFARQPIHRAADLETLGPELAAAARLPVGTRKITRLMLDGVPQKAILASAQVARLDEPVTILSILPVQSELGALEVAAQADLVRVLTHEIMNSLTPVTSLARTGAEMVAAAEKSGGSLADAKVATETVARRAEGILKFVESYREFSQSPDVNRRLFKAQSWGEELLRLATANAGDRPVEARLKVEPKSLALNADPELLAQAVLNLLRNAIRATGDVAGPVVTLRMAREPTGNYRIEVSDNGPGIPPGRREDIFLPFYTTHKGGSGVGLSFARQVALAHGGSIAALEAPEGGANIRMVI, from the coding sequence ATGGCCTTTAGGCACCGGTTCGAATTCGGGTTGGGGTGGCGCACGCTGGCGCTGATGGCGGCGCTGTGGTTGCTCAGCCTGTCCATGTCCGCCCCCGACTTGCGCGCCGGCCGGATTGTTGCGCTGATCATCGCCGCGATCGCCGTGGCGAGCCTGTGGAGCTACATCCGCCGCACCAACTTCATCGTCTCGCGCTTTGTGGAATCGGTCCGCTTCGAGGATTTCTCGCAGCGCTTCTCCGACCCTAGCGGCGGCGGCTTCGATGTTCTCGGCGACACGCTCGACCGCGCGATCAAGGCGCTTCAGGCGCGCAATGTCGAGGCGGCGGCGGAGGCACGCTACCTCGCCGCGATCGTCGACGATTCGCCCAGCGCGCTGCTGACGATCGATCCCGACGGCCGCGTCGAGATGCTCAACAAGGCGGCACGCGAGCTGTTCGCGCGCCAGCCGATCCACCGCGCCGCCGATCTCGAAACCCTGGGGCCTGAGCTTGCGGCTGCGGCCCGGCTCCCAGTCGGCACGCGCAAGATCACCCGGCTGATGCTCGATGGCGTGCCGCAGAAGGCGATCCTCGCCTCGGCGCAGGTCGCTCGCCTCGACGAGCCGGTGACGATCCTGTCGATCCTGCCGGTGCAAAGCGAGCTCGGCGCGCTGGAGGTCGCGGCGCAGGCCGATCTGGTCCGCGTCCTCACGCACGAGATCATGAACTCGCTGACCCCGGTGACGTCGCTCGCGCGGACCGGCGCGGAGATGGTCGCGGCGGCCGAAAAGTCGGGCGGCAGCCTGGCCGATGCCAAGGTTGCGACCGAAACCGTTGCGCGGCGGGCCGAAGGCATCCTCAAGTTCGTCGAAAGCTATCGCGAATTTTCGCAGTCGCCCGACGTCAATCGCCGCTTGTTCAAGGCGCAGTCGTGGGGCGAGGAGCTGTTGCGGCTGGCGACGGCCAATGCCGGCGATCGCCCGGTCGAGGCCCGGCTCAAGGTCGAGCCCAAATCGCTGGCGCTGAACGCCGATCCCGAATTGCTTGCGCAGGCAGTGCTCAATCTTCTGCGCAACGCCATCCGCGCCACGGGCGATGTCGCCGGGCCGGTCGTGACCCTGCGCATGGCGCGCGAGCCGACCGGCAATTACCGCATCGAGGTCAGCGACAACGGCCCCGGCATTCCGCCCGGCCGGCGCGAAGACATCTTCCTCCCTTTCTACACCACGCATAAAGGCGGCAGCGGCGTCGGCCTCAGCTTTGCGCGTCAGGTCGCCCTGGCGCACGGCGGGTCGATCGCCGCGCTCGAAGCGCCGGAGGGCGGCGCCAATATTCGCATGGTGATTTGA